A portion of the Tenacibaculum todarodis genome contains these proteins:
- a CDS encoding LETM1 domain-containing protein, with translation MTTVQEIKDLLSKNKKRLALELKQSKEAVFLIQKATHSSLNTEEKEKIKVQLLDICKAIPAFTVFMLPGGALLLPLLIKLIPDILPSAFREDPE, from the coding sequence ATGACTACAGTTCAAGAAATAAAAGACCTTCTATCAAAGAATAAAAAACGCCTTGCATTAGAATTAAAGCAAAGTAAAGAAGCTGTATTTTTAATTCAAAAAGCAACACATTCGAGTTTAAACACAGAAGAAAAGGAAAAGATTAAAGTCCAATTATTAGATATCTGTAAGGCAATCCCAGCATTTACAGTGTTTATGCTGCCTGGAGGCGCACTTTTATTACCACTTCTAATAAAATTAATACCCGATATTTTACCAAGCGCCTTTAGAGAAGATCCAGAATAA